A window of the Lactuca sativa cultivar Salinas chromosome 5, Lsat_Salinas_v11, whole genome shotgun sequence genome harbors these coding sequences:
- the LOC111883285 gene encoding uncharacterized protein LOC111883285, which produces MCRGAGVGTPRSVFKKCTSSIIIHTGALKMENPQKLCRKFKDVSLEELRDRLAEFAKVRNWDQYHSPRNLLLALVGEVGELSEIFQWKGEVERGLPNWSDDDKEHLEEELSDVLLYLVQLADVCGLDLGQAALSKIVKNAQKYPILD; this is translated from the exons ATGTGTAGAGGAGCAGGAGTTGGGACACCTCGTTCTGTTTTTAAG AAGTGCACAAGTAGCATAATAATACACACAGGAGCTTTGAAGATGGAGAATCCCCAGAAGCTTTGCAGAAAGTTCAAGGATGTTTCACTGGAAGAACTTAGAGATAGGCTTGCCGAGTTTGCTAAAGTACGGAACTGGGATCAGTACCACAGCCCAAGAAATCTCCTCTTAGCTTTG GTAGGGGAAGTGGGAGAGTTATCTGAGATATTCCAATGGAAAGGAGAAGTGGAGAGAGGTTTGCCAAACTGGAGCGATGATGACAAGGAGCATTTAGAGGAAGAACTCTCTGATGTTTTGTTGTATCTGGTTCAGCTTGCTGATGTTTGTGGCCTTGATCTTGGCCAAGCTGCTCTATCCAAGATTGTCAAGAATGCCCAGAAATACCCCATTCTCGATTAG